Within the Ensifer canadensis genome, the region GGCCTCCAGCGTGTGCGACCGCCTGAACACTCGGCTCGCCGAACTGCCCGCCGCCATCGAAACTACGGCCGATACCCGCGATTATGCGAGCGCGATTTCCCGACAGAACATCGAATTGCGCCGGGCGCGCAACGATCGCCGACGCGCCGGCTGCGGCACAGGCAGCGTCGTCGTCTTCAACGGCGGCGACCCGGATATCTGCACAGACATCAACAGTCTGATCGCCGAGATGGAAGACAATCTGCGCATCCTCAAATCGGAGCGCCAGCAGCTGATGTCAGGCGATGGAGACGATACGCGCCGGCGCATCCTCGCCGCCCTCGAGATCAACGGTTGCTATGGTGGCAGCGAGGAATTTGCGACCGCCGACCCGGACGAGCCGGAAACGTACCGCAACATCCTGCGCGATCTGCCGCCGGACGAAAGCTACGGACCAATGCTGCGGGACGGCGAAATGGGCACCTACCCGCCGGAAAGCGGCGTCTATTCCGGCACGCTTCGCACCATGTGCGTGCGCACTTGCGATGGCGCCTTCTTCCCGATCTCGTCCGAGGCAAGCCCTGTGGACTTCGCCCGCGACGAGCAGGCCTGCCGCGCCCGCTGCCCGGGTGCCGAAACAGAACTATTTTTCCACGACCTGGCGACCGAGGAGAGCGACCAGATGGTCTCCGCCTCGACGGGACGCCCCTATAAAGAACTGCCAAACGCCTTTGCCTATCGGACGCGCGGCGTCGGCAAGCCGGGCATTTGCGGTTGCCAGATTCCAAAGATCGCGACGACGCCCAAGGCTTCCAGTGGCAACACTGGCAACAGCGAATCGTCGATCATCGTCATCGAGGGCAAGAAGGAAGCGGCCGCCCCTACCGCCAAGGCGGCTGCGGAGGAGCGCCCCTACGATCCCGCCAAGAGCAAGGTGCGGGTCATCGGGCCGACGTTCCTTCCCCAGGAGGAAACGTCGATCGACCTTCGCCATCCGAAGGGTCCGGGCTACCAGCCGGTTCAGAGCAACTGATCGCAGCGTCTGCCTTTCGGCAGGTTCCCCAGCCTTCCTCGAACACCAGCTCCTCCAGCGGCAGCCGCTGGCGCCAGCCCTTAACCGCAAGTTCCGGCTCCTGGTAAAGGCGATCGACATATCCGAGGCAAAGCCAGGCGACGATCACGACATGATCGGGAATGCCGAGGATCGCCTTGATCTCATTTTCATGAAAGATACTGACCCAGCCGACACCAACGCCTTCGGCGCGCGCCGCAAGCCAGAGGTTCTGCACGGCACAGACGGTGGAATAGAGATCCATCTGCGGGTTATGGGTGCGCCCGAGAACGACCGCTCCACCGCGCGTGCGGTCGCAGGTGACGCAGATGCTCAAGGGTGCCTTGCGGATCCCCTCCAGCTTCAGGGAGCGGTATTTCGCTTGGCGGTCGCCATCGAACATCAATGCCGCTTCGTCGTTGGCGCGGGAAAAGGCCTGCCATACCCGCTCGCGGGTTTCGGCCTGCCGGACCACGACGAAATTCCACGGTTGCATGAAACCCACCGATGGCGCCCGGTGCGCAGCATTGAGCAGGCGCATCACCACATCGTCAGGCAAGGGTTCGGCCAGGAACTGATCCCGCACGTCCCGGCGCGTTTCGATGGCTCGATAGACGGCTTCGCGCTCGTCGGATGAAAAGGCTTCTGCAGCCGCAAGGCCGCCATTAGCGTCAGTCAGCATCGTTCGATCCCCAACAATGCACAACCTTCCGCCGTCCGCGCGGATATCGGTCTATCTTGCCAGGCCGGTCTTCTGACTTCGGATCAACCGGCCGCCTCACCTTCCCAGATCACATGAAGATCCAGTGGCAAGATCTTGAGCAAGCTCAAAATCCCTAGAGGCAGTCGTCCCCGTCACAGCGTTGGGCACGTTCCGGAATAACACCGGATTCCCGATTCTCCCGCGTTGCGGGCACCTGACGGCGTCATAAGGGCACAGCCCACAGGGAATGACAAGCAAGTCCGGCGTCGCTTGCCGGTCACTCCACAGGGCCTCGCGACAGCGTCAGATGTCAGAGCGGCGCGACCGGATGCGGCGAGCCGTCATAGCCGCCCCACACCGACTGGTCGAAGCAGATGACCGACCCCGTCATCAGGCCGGACTCATCCGACGAGAGATAGGCGCAGGCACGCGCGACTTCCTTGGGGTCGACAAGCCGACCGAAGGGTTGGCTGGCGGCCGCCTTTTCGAGCCAGTCGTCTGCCGCCCCATGAAATTCGCGCTGGATGCGGTCTTCCCCTTCGGACGCCATCCAGCCGATATTGAGGCCATTGACGCGAATGCGGTTGCGCAGCAGCGCATAGGAGGTGTTCTTGGTCAGCGTCTCCAGCGCCCCCTTCGACGAGCAATAGGCGGCGATAAACGGCTGACCGGCCATCGCCGACATCGAGCCAATATTGACGATGGTGCCCTGCGTGCCCTCCCGCCGCATCAGCT harbors:
- a CDS encoding DUF2865 domain-containing protein, whose amino-acid sequence is MKTLAAATLPLLLVLADQALASSVCDRLNTRLAELPAAIETTADTRDYASAISRQNIELRRARNDRRRAGCGTGSVVVFNGGDPDICTDINSLIAEMEDNLRILKSERQQLMSGDGDDTRRRILAALEINGCYGGSEEFATADPDEPETYRNILRDLPPDESYGPMLRDGEMGTYPPESGVYSGTLRTMCVRTCDGAFFPISSEASPVDFARDEQACRARCPGAETELFFHDLATEESDQMVSASTGRPYKELPNAFAYRTRGVGKPGICGCQIPKIATTPKASSGNTGNSESSIIVIEGKKEAAAPTAKAAAEERPYDPAKSKVRVIGPTFLPQEETSIDLRHPKGPGYQPVQSN
- the bluB gene encoding 5,6-dimethylbenzimidazole synthase; the protein is MLTDANGGLAAAEAFSSDEREAVYRAIETRRDVRDQFLAEPLPDDVVMRLLNAAHRAPSVGFMQPWNFVVVRQAETRERVWQAFSRANDEAALMFDGDRQAKYRSLKLEGIRKAPLSICVTCDRTRGGAVVLGRTHNPQMDLYSTVCAVQNLWLAARAEGVGVGWVSIFHENEIKAILGIPDHVVIVAWLCLGYVDRLYQEPELAVKGWRQRLPLEELVFEEGWGTCRKADAAISCSEPAGSPDPSDGEGRSTFPPGEGTSAR
- a CDS encoding SDR family oxidoreductase — translated: MTEQYGRLDGKIAIVTGGTQGLGATIANLFAERGAKGVVICGRNVAKGEAKAEQIRKATGAQVLYVEADLEKVEDARKVVSACDATFGRVDALVNAAAITDRGTILDTSPELFDRMFAVNVRAPFFLMQEAVKLMRREGTQGTIVNIGSMSAMAGQPFIAAYCSSKGALETLTKNTSYALLRNRIRVNGLNIGWMASEGEDRIQREFHGAADDWLEKAAASQPFGRLVDPKEVARACAYLSSDESGLMTGSVICFDQSVWGGYDGSPHPVAPL